The window GCCCCAGCAGAATTTTTGCTAGGGCTTGTCTTATTTTAATAAAAATAAATTTAATAATCTAATAAGTAAAATAAAAAATTTTTTGAAATTACAATAAAATTTGAAAAATAAGAGTATAATAAAAAACAAGGAAGTTAAATTCCTTGTTTTTTATTAACCTAAAACTCCGTATAATTAATTTATATATTTTATTTAAATAAAAAGCTAACAAGACCTTAAACTATTTTTCTAAAGTATTGCTAGTTTTTAGAAATTTATGAATATATACCTACTTAATAATAGCTAGTTTTTTATTCTTTAGGTAGTAGTAAGTAAATATCAGGGAAAGACCAGTAACTAGCCAAGTAGCTAAGTCAGCAAGACATATTGCTAAATAACCGTAAGTTCCTGTGAATAAAAAAACGACGATTACTCGCATAAGTAGTTCTATTATACCTGCAAACATGGCAGTTATAGCAAAACCGTAACCTTGTAAAACATTTCTATATAGTATTAGGAGTGCTAAAATAGGATAGCCCCAAACTACCGTATGAAAATAAGTAGTCGTAGCTTTTATTAGTTCTGGATTTTTTTCTTCTGTAAATAAGTTTGCGACCTGTTCACCAAAAGTTATTATTAAAAATGCAGCAAATATACTTATAGCAACAGAAATTAGGGCTGTGTAATTTACCCCTTTTGTAATTCTTGTGAATTTTTTTGCTCCGAAGTTTTGGCTGGTGTAGGTAGCCAAGGCACTACCCAAAGCCACATAAATATAGAGTACTATATTTTGAATACGAATTGCAACGCTAAATCCTGCTATGTGTTCTGTTGAAAAACCATTTAAAAAACTTTGAACTACAATTACACCAATTCCTGTAAAAGAAAACTGCATACCCATTGGTATACCCTGTAAAAGTAAATTTTTTAATAATTTTTTTTCGATAATTTTTTCTTCTTTTTTAATTCTTAATTGAGGGTATTTTATTATTATAAAGATGTAACAAGTTATGGCAGCTATTGTTTGACTAATAATAGTTGCAAAAGCAGAACCAACGATACCGTATTTTAAAATTGCTACAAAGATATAAACCAAGCTGGCGTTACTAACAACAGAAATTCCTAAAAATATAAGGGGTGCAAAACTATTTC of the Gemella sp. zg-570 genome contains:
- a CDS encoding MATE family efflux transporter; amino-acid sequence: MNDMSKGKILPQILNFALFIFIGGLMQNLYLIIDSIILGQYVGKEALASIGIASTVSFVVIGSIIGITQGFSINMAKSFGAGNFVKFRKYAYNSIILCIIVGLSFSMILSLTNGYFLKLMNTPENLFDMTHNFLLVLYLGCIANLFYNLFAGILRSIGNSFAPLIFLGISVVSNASLVYIFVAILKYGIVGSAFATIISQTIAAITCYIFIIIKYPQLRIKKEEKIIEKKLLKNLLLQGIPMGMQFSFTGIGVIVVQSFLNGFSTEHIAGFSVAIRIQNIVLYIYVALGSALATYTSQNFGAKKFTRITKGVNYTALISVAISIFAAFLIITFGEQVANLFTEEKNPELIKATTTYFHTVVWGYPILALLILYRNVLQGYGFAITAMFAGIIELLMRVIVVFLFTGTYGYLAICLADLATWLVTGLSLIFTYYYLKNKKLAIIK